TATAAATAAACTTAATCAATAGATCGAGTAGTGTATGTGAGTGCACACTTACTGCCTGAAGTACTCAAAGATCTCCTCATGGTGGAGGGCATTTCCCTTGGAGAAGGTGATGAACATGGAGCGGCAGTCCTCCGGCACGACCACTGGTTGGGAGGTGTAGGGCGCCATGAGCTCCGGCGGGTTGACAATCAGCCCAGTCTCGAACCTCCGGAGCAGGGCGTGCAGGCGGTCGTCGAATACGAACTTGCCGGCACCATCTAGGAAGTGGGCGACGCCGTGGACGACGAGGTCCTGGTGGAAGGCGAAGAAGCCCGGCTCGATGTGGACACCGCCTTGCATGCAGAGCGCGGAGATGAGCGGGATGGGCGGGAGGGCGGGCTCCTGGTGGCGGAGGCACAAGAGGACGACGTTGGCCTCTTTTGCGACGATGGCGACGGCGTCGGGCGCCATGGCTGGGACGTGGTGTATGGCGGAGATGGTGCCCTGGTCCAGCCACACCAGCAGTGCCACCGCGTTCTGGGCTTTCTCCGGGCTGCCGCACACGGAAATGAACCGGTCGTACGCCTGCCGTGCGATGCTGTACATGTACAGCACGTCGCGCACCGTCATTGCCGCCATGGCTGCTCTGGTTATTTGGTTGCTCTTGCACCCGCCGGCCGGAGAAGAGGCTATGGATGGCTCGCCTGAGAAGCTAGCAAGAGAGGAGTGAGGAAGGGGTGATGGGTGGATGGGGAGTGGACCGATATTTGTATCTTCTCCTGGTCCGGCGACGCGGCTGCGCTCGATCTGGCCGGTGGAAGGTTTAATGAGGTGCCAAAAAAGGGCTAGCGGGAAACAACTCTCTTTGAATAAATTGCTCTTCGTCCGTTAGTTGGTTTTACATCCTCTTTTGTTTTCAGTTCGTTTTACATCCTAAAAAGTATACATGTGTGTATCCTGCTAAATTTGCACTCCCTTTTTTCTTGGTACTGGTTAATGTTATACTCACCAATTTTTGATTTTCATATTTCttgtttgttttcttttctttttttttggtcGTTAGACTTCGGGTTTTTCCTGTAGTTTTTCTTTGGTTTCTACTTTGTTTCTTTCATGGTTTTCatctatttttcttttctttcagattttccttttttttggtttttgtttctttcttggttttcaacaatctttttttatttgtttctttatTTATGGTTTTAACTATTTTCATTCCTTTTGCACCTATTTCTTTGGTTTTATTTCATTTCCTTTTTCTTATGTTCTTATGTTCTtttgtttttttggtttttctttgtttctttccgTTTCCACTATACATTCTTCAAATATCTCAATCACATTTTTATAATACACCTCTAACATTTTTTTTAATACAAACTGAATGTTTTGAAATACATGTTccacattttttctatacacatttttaCTTTTTTCCAattcttgattaacatttttgaaatactagattaacagtttttgaatacatgatcaaaatgttttctatacacattttaaCATTTTTAACACGCTTGATTAACCATTTTTAAATATGAgattaacatttttaatacatgatcaacattttttctatacacatttaacatttctcaaatacttgtttaacaaaaaatttcaaatgcttgattaaaatTTTCTGAATACATGATCAAactttttcatacacattgtacaaCTGAGGTAACCCCCCGCGATGGTAAGGGCCATCGGTTGGACAAATTACTCTTGATGCAGGTGATGCACCGGTCAAGACGTACTTTGGAGACATCCTCGCATCGCAAGGACTCATAGTGGTTGTCTTCCAGAGCATCGTTTAATGTCATAAGATCCCGAGCACAAATATAAAGTGACGACAGTAAGACCACATACCCTGCATGTTTTTAATACTAGTGTTTGCACCGAAAAGGTTGTTAAAGGTCCGGTTGATAACCTAGAATTTATTTTTTTTAGCAATAACTTGTCAGGTCCTTTGTCGTAGTGCACATCCTTTCATGGGTTCGATAACTCAGGGTCATTTCTTAGGGAAAAAGCACGGAAACCTTCTGCTACCCAAACCGGATCTCAAAGGGCATCAATGACATACATTTCTCTCTTTTGAGttttatctctactcctaatggagcagttggtagtctcgCTTACAGGTTTTTTTTCGTCCCACCTCCCATGGTTTTTTTGGTACCTCCTCCCACCTTCGCTGGTTTTTTTCGTCCCCTCCCCCCACTTCATCGGTTTATTTTCACGTCACCCTCTCACACAACGAAAAAAATCTGAACAGATCTGAACTTTCCATAGTGGCGCAAGTTATTTAGTAATGTAGAATCAATCACGAATAATCTCTAAAGATCAAATCTAAATTAATTAACCTTACCTTAAATCACTCAATCACATTAATTAGAAAACAAATAATTTATTTTTAGAAAAATCGCTCAATAACATTAACCTTACCTTAACTCACGGATGGTAATCAATCTCCAAACAAAGGGAACAATACATGGAGGGAGCAGTAAATAAACTCCCTTTCTTATGACCAAGTtatggcaccatgccaagttgctTTGCTTTTCGACAAACTTTGTATTTTGTGGAGTTTTCTCGGTTAAAAATTGTCGATAAATGGCGGGTGTCGCAATTTGCATATGTGTAGGAAATCATTCAAACCTAGTGTAAATGACTCCCATGGGCACGCCTACCTGCTTACGGAAGTTTGGGCCAGTCTTGAGATTTCCAAAAATACCATGTTAGACGGAGACTGTTCGGTTAGGCCAGAAGAGTCCGTTTGGGAGTAGCCCATTtctcaacattttttaaatggtCTCAGTTTTTTTTCATGTCCTTGTATGATCAATTTAAGGTACCATGTCAACTGGTTTGGGGTTTCAACAAGTTTTGCATTTTTTGGAACATGAATTGAGAAAAATTTCATGTTTGTAGATttttttaaggatttgagaaagttcatcgattttgaaaaaagtgcATCAATTTTGGCAAAACAAATTCATCTACTTTGAAAATATGCATTCATTTTGAAAAATAATTCATCAATTTTGAGAAAAGGaacatcaattttgaaaaaaacatCTATTTTGAAAAAACGTTCATCAATATTTTTtatgaattttaaaaaaattatcgATTTAGGAAAACGTTCACCAAGTTTGGAAATTTTTTCGCAAATTTTGTTTAAAGCCCATTCTTTCATAGAAAACGAAATTGGGAAAAGTTTGCACATTGCAAGAGAAAAGGGAAAATAATAATGAacaaaaaagaaaggaaaacGACAAATAAGAAATTGAGAAGGAAAATAAATCTGGGACAAAACCGTTAAAAGCGAGAAAAAAAGGgcaagaaaaaagaaagaaggaaAGAAGTAAAGAAGTAAAGAAGAAAACTGGAAAAAGAAAAGCGTATAGAAGAAAAGAATAAGACATGTAAACACGTGAATTGATGGTGGCGAGTTGGTTATGGCGTCGCATTATGAACCAGAAGTTCCTGTCTCGAATCTTGGCACACTTATAATTTTTTGCGATTTAAAGAGATGGATGGGACGGCCCAGTGCGCAAGTGTACGGCCTATACGTATACATCGAATTGATATTTTAAAAAGAAAAACATACAAAACAAAATATGACCATCATGTCCTTTATTATGAAGAGGTATGGGCTAATCTGAGCCGTCCTTGTGTTTAGGGGGGTCTACCGAAGTAGAAGTGAAATCTGTAATACAAAGTCAGCAAATGACAAATACGCATGCAATACATGAAATTTACATCCGATTAACAACTGCACAATTTCAGCTTTGTATTATCAGAGGCCTAGTTTAGCTAGGTTTTGCGGCCTAAGATGCTTGTGGTTTATGCCCGGTTTCTCCCTGATTAGCTGAGCGTCATTAGATTTTTTTGGGTCTAATTTTCCTTATAAGCTGTATATTTTTGCGCCTAGTTTCCTTATAAACTGGACAAATTCTATCCTTCTTAATTATGGAACTTGTGGAAACCCCCACCCTCTCCAAGAGGTTCTTCAAAAAAAGGCCCGTCTGCGACAAAGAAATGGTATGTCACTGATAAGCCTCTAGACTATCAGATTCGACAAGCTCCTAGACAACTAGCTATGAACCGGCAGGGCTCCAAGTCAAGCTTAACAATGTTGGCATTCTTTCACATGTTTGTGCTATAGCAGCAACAATGGTTCAGATACCACAGAAGACGAGAATAAACAGAAGCTGGATAAAAATGGTATACAACAACTTTTATCTGCAGAGGGGGGTTTCTATCTGCGCACGACAGAAGTTTCTTTTTGTGCAACAGAAGTTTCTATTTGCTGGTGTTGTTGTGGACATGCTATCTGAAATGTACACCACGAGGTTATCCAATGTTCATTGAAGTCTACAGTTTATTTTATCCTTGATGAGTTGTTAGTTTAATATGTACAATTTCATGTTGTTGACTGTTTGTTCCTCACCCTCAAATAAGGTTTGGGGGAATCAATTGTTAACATCAAATCTGCGATGGTGTGAGGATGTAATGAATTTGCGATCCTTTTACAGCAGCTAAAATGCATTACAAATCATGGTGCACCGGCTGCGAGTTATTTAAAGCAGGCAAGCATTACTGTAAGAACCTATGTAATGTAAACCAGAGTTATTGATGGACAAAACACATGTGTGGCAGAAGAAGCAACTGAAATCCACGGCAAACTAGAGTTGGTTAGTTATGTTTTGTTTATCAGGTTGTTTGTTTGTTagcttctactccctccgtcccaaaatgtaAGACGCCTTTTGACACACTATCATAGtatcaaaaaacgtcttacattttgggacggagggagtactagtcaGCAGGTTTGATTTCTTAGTCAACTCTATAAGAGAACAACAGAACATTTGAGATTAAGCAAGGAAAATTAAACCCACCTAATCGGCCTTTCAGAGTCTCTCTGGTGAGTGAACACGCCATAGCCCCTTGCCACTCCTATCCAGAAAACTAGCCATATCACATCATGGTTATTTTTGCATGTTCTTAATTATTGTGCACAAGTATAGAACATCAAAATTCGGGAACAGAGCAGGTGATAACTCTACTAAAAACAAAACCAAGGCCACAGCTAATATAATATTTCCATCCTCTATCCCAACTTTTCCGATTTAAAATTTATCAAGTGGTTCAAACAAGCACCAAGACAAGTATTTAGGCTGAATCTCATTTCTATGCATGGTGTGAAGTTCTAATATGGGAGTGAGTCGGGTCTTCTCTTTTCCATGCATCTAGCTTGCGTAGTCAACCCTCAAGAAATTTAGGGTTAGCTAGCTTACATACCAATCCATCCATTCTTCGTCCAGCTTAATTCATCCATTCTTCGTACGGCTTACTATATGTAGTTTCACACACGCATATAAATTGATATGACTATATGTAAAGAAACAATGTGGGATCAAACTCACAAATTCAAAGACATGACCAAATGCTGCTAGCCACCTAAACAAACATGTCCTGCTAACCAATGGCCACCACAAATATTTAAGAACATACTGCAACGGCGGATTCGAAACATTTTTTTTAACTTCTCAAACGGAGTATTATCTAATATTCTTGGAAACATGAATAATTTTTGAAATCCCGACGAGTTTCAAAAATTGCGAacaaattctaaaaaaattcttACATTTTACGGAACACATTATTTTTTAAAATGGAATTTTTTTAAATATACAAATATTTTTCGAAatcaggaacattttttgaatgtaTGTTTTTTTAAAAGGGACCATGTTTTAAACATTCAAAACAATTTTAGAAAATGCGTATTTTTTAAACATGAACATTTCATTTGACGTTCTGAAAATTTGACTAAAACAAGAATATTTTTTGAACTTGGACATTTTTTAAAATGCagtttttctgaaaattttgaatAATTTTGTAAAACATAAACATTTTTGAAAAAAGGGGAACATGTTTTATATATAAAGAAATTCAAGGTCCTTTTCCAGCCAGCTCACGTACCAGTCCATCCATATTTCGTCTAGCTTAATCCATCCATCCTTCATCCAGCTTACTACATGTAGTTTCACACACGTATATAAATTGGTACGACTGTATGTAAAGGAACAATGTGTGACTATTTAAAATATTTTTgctttgaatttgtgaacatttcactaaaacaagaatattttttgaatttggaACATTCTAAAATGCAAGTTTCTGCTGGAAAATCTTTAACAATTTTTAAAAACACAAACATTTACAAAAAtggtttttttgaatttttcttgGAACAAGAAAAAAAAATTATTATTCTGTTTTTTTTCAAATGGGAGCACAATTTTGgaattctgattttttttcgaaaatttcaacaaaaactgaaattatgaacattttttgaaaattgtGAACTCACGCAAAagataaaaaggaaaataaacttgGAAGggttaaaaataaaaaataaagaaagGAAAAATCGTAAGAAATAGAAAAACTAAAATAGAAACAGAACACAGAAAAAAGACAAATGGCCGGCCCAGTCTTTGGCCCCGTGTGAGAAGTTCCGGCTATTTTCCGCCTTGTGCTGCAAATAGGGTATTCTCAGCTGCGTTGGCAGGAAAATAAGTGAGCTGGCTTCACCGGGCATCAGCGCGCGACCCAAGTATGAAATTCTGGACAAATCCTTTTCCCTTTTCTAGCAGACAATGAAAAaaaattagtaccacctcggatagtAAAAAAGAAAATCTTTCGGTGctgaacggatgaaaaaatttcaaagaaacacatattgctttattagtaggtatataGAAGAATTACTGCTAGCAGAGTAGGCGCGAATCTCAGGACATGCACCTATAGCACGAATACGTACATATTTTTTCGTTTACAGAGTTGAAAGTTTTGTACCAGTGGGCATAGCAAAATGTATCAATCTCAGGACATgcatttatagtactccctcatATCTACAATAAGTGTCGTGGTTTTTGTTTAAACTTAAACTAAAAccatgacacttattttggatcaGAAGAAGTATTTATCATTaacatcacatgatatgagtgaAAACTAAGGATTGCATACGAACATCCAGACTAAGTATTCCAAGGGGAATTATGACACACTTTTGAAAGTTTCAAAGCAGTGGTTAGCTCATTACTTATCAAGCAATCATATCAATATAATCAAGCCATTTACTAAGGTCACAAGTTGTTTTCATTAGGTGAAAGAAGGCAGCCATGCATGTTAAAAGAACCTGCGGCGGCGCCATGCCCCAGGTAGCCGTGTCCATGGCCTAGGGCATGCCCCCCTCGTTCCTTCATTCTCTGTTTGGCACTGTAGCTATGTTGTTCGTCTGGGGTGTGCCTCTACTTCGCGCTGCCATTGAAAAAAGATAAAAGGTCATGCAACATTTCTGAACGAGTAATTACTCAATCCACACATAAGCTGAATCCCCTAAGACAATTTGCCAAATACTGAACCTTAATACTAATGATCAAATTAATGGTCAATGTATAGAAATCTCATACATATGCAACTCTGTCTCCTTATTTTATAACCCAACATCTTCGAGCATGACATATGTACCTTGCTTCTTTTGAGTCCTAACAAAATATAAAACTACTAGAGAGCTAACATAACTTGATAACTCATACCCATGCATGCATCTCTCTCATTTTTTCAGTATTGTGTCTTTATTATTAATACTAATAGCAAAGAAACAAAATCTATTGTCTAACATACCACACATAATAGGGCCGTAAATTAAAAACATAGGGTCAAAAAGATCATAAAAGATATAATTGAGGTATAGGGGATGCCGAGGCATACCGAAGCTTTGTGGTTTTGACCCTCTTGTTTTCCTTCTCCTCAACACCTTATTGCCCCCATTAAACCTGAAAAAACTTAACTTTAAGTTCATAATTTTTGAAATTGCTGACTGCATGAAATTGTTTTCCTTCAACATAATAGTGATATAAGCTTCAAGTTATGGTATACAAATTCATACTAAATAACTTACCATTTTGTACAGTAGATACCAACATTTATCACCCTTCGAGCCTTCTTACAGAGTTCAAGTATGGCATGTATAGCCCATAAACAAGCACACTTCAATTCTATTTCAGCAACCAATATTAATATAAATAGATGGTTTAGACTTCGTGAAAAAAGTTAGACTTAGACCTCCCAAAAATCAGCACCGACGGGCGAAAAAGAGTATACCAAGTCACCATCGATTGGTATAAATTTTTCACTTGATACTGATGTATCATCTCTGCTGACGAACAGCGTGCCCATCAATGGAGACCCAATCATTCATTGGTAGGATAGTAGTTATAGGCGCTAAACCTGTCAATGGAGGGGTTTAGGTGCCCATAAGTAAAAGGTGATTTTATAGTCGTGATACGTGGCTGCAGATGAGGTGTCACACACCC
The Aegilops tauschii subsp. strangulata cultivar AL8/78 chromosome 3, Aet v6.0, whole genome shotgun sequence genome window above contains:
- the LOC141020772 gene encoding uncharacterized protein, encoding MAAMTVRDVLYMYSIARQAYDRFISVCGSPEKAQNAVALLVWLDQGTISAIHHVPAMAPDAVAIVAKEANVVLLCLRHQEPALPPIPLISALCMQGGVHIEPGFFAFHQDLVVHGVAHFLDGAGKFVFDDRLHALLRRFETGLIVNPPELMAPYTSQPVVVPEDCRSMFITFSKGNALHHEEIFEYFRQKWGDCVVRVLMEKTKGGHRPMYGRIIFKTEVIVKLVLNGERLVKISIGQREIWLRKYVPRPTNAVA